One window of the Archaeoglobus sulfaticallidus PM70-1 genome contains the following:
- a CDS encoding transcriptional regulator translates to MQIGVLQIVLKILKRAGFAVTDLVETKPRCFDIVARKEDEAFLIKVLYNIDSFKLEMAQEMKKIAKLLNAVPLVVGEKFKLDFLERGVVYNRYGLPVINTATFYDFIIDEISPMVYSAPGGYYVKLDYEKIREVREELGLSLGEMAKYLGVSRRTVKKYEEGIDTSVENALKLEELLGTYIIKAIDLKNFVKYEENLEEEKPEMEESEAEIVEQLRVLGIKVYPIKHAPFDLLTRPEECEETILTGIKQVREIKKRVKVLGRVSEVLSTKAAYIVEKKVSEPSDMVVFLMKEDLECIFSAKDFITFINEKTESTEKNI, encoded by the coding sequence ATGCAGATAGGTGTGCTGCAAATAGTGCTGAAAATTCTGAAGAGGGCTGGTTTTGCTGTGACAGATTTAGTCGAAACCAAGCCGAGATGTTTTGACATAGTCGCAAGAAAAGAAGATGAGGCTTTTCTTATCAAAGTACTCTACAATATCGATTCCTTTAAACTTGAAATGGCACAAGAAATGAAGAAAATAGCCAAACTCCTCAATGCTGTTCCTTTAGTGGTTGGAGAAAAGTTCAAGCTCGATTTTCTTGAAAGGGGTGTCGTTTATAACAGATACGGTCTGCCTGTTATAAATACAGCCACATTCTACGATTTCATAATCGATGAAATCTCACCGATGGTCTATTCCGCTCCAGGCGGGTACTATGTAAAGCTCGACTATGAGAAAATCAGGGAGGTCAGGGAGGAGCTTGGCCTGTCGCTCGGAGAGATGGCGAAGTATCTGGGAGTTTCGAGAAGGACTGTCAAGAAATATGAGGAGGGCATAGACACCTCAGTCGAGAATGCCCTCAAGCTTGAAGAACTCCTCGGAACATACATCATCAAGGCGATAGACCTCAAGAATTTCGTTAAATATGAAGAGAATCTTGAAGAGGAAAAGCCAGAGATGGAAGAGAGTGAGGCAGAGATTGTCGAACAGCTAAGGGTGCTCGGAATAAAGGTCTATCCCATAAAGCATGCACCGTTCGACCTGCTCACAAGGCCTGAAGAGTGTGAGGAGACGATTTTAACCGGAATCAAGCAGGTTAGAGAGATAAAGAAGAGGGTTAAAGTGCTTGGAAGGGTTTCAGAAGTTTTATCGACAAAGGCTGCGTATATCGTGGAAAAGAAGGTGTCCGAGCCATCCGACATGGTTGTATTCCTCATGAAAGAGGATCTCGAATGCATATTTTCTGCCAAGGACTTCATCACATTCATAAATGAAAAGACAGAATCAACCGAAAAGAATATATAG
- a CDS encoding MBL fold metallo-hydrolase: protein MLKIDERTFLLEGKNKGKFPYCNCLLLDSILIDAGLGDVGAVKDRVEVVLLSHTHPDHVLDAWVFNEMGRKVLSPEGFETDIDTLANRLADELAEYWKEFVKGVGLRGFKSEKYEEGLIFENPEIIAYKLPGHTLDMHVFLIDGRIMYGADIDLTRFGPWYGNPESDLEQFRKSIEELRKMDFELYISSHLMKVFSREEFDDRIEEYLRVFDERDRLLLELLEDGKSLEDLVEISPFYRKKPYAKELLDFFERNMIRKHLDYLISRGLVREEDGFYYRN, encoded by the coding sequence ATGCTGAAGATCGATGAAAGAACATTCCTCCTTGAGGGAAAGAATAAAGGAAAGTTTCCTTACTGTAACTGCTTGCTTCTGGACAGCATCCTGATAGATGCTGGATTGGGGGATGTGGGGGCAGTTAAGGATAGAGTTGAGGTGGTTCTTTTATCGCACACGCATCCAGATCATGTGCTTGATGCGTGGGTATTCAATGAGATGGGAAGGAAGGTTCTATCTCCTGAGGGATTTGAGACTGATATCGATACTCTCGCAAACAGACTTGCTGATGAACTCGCTGAATACTGGAAGGAATTCGTGAAAGGTGTGGGTTTGAGGGGATTTAAGTCTGAGAAGTATGAAGAGGGGTTGATCTTTGAGAATCCGGAAATAATAGCGTACAAGCTTCCGGGACATACTCTCGACATGCATGTTTTTCTGATAGATGGCAGGATAATGTATGGGGCAGATATAGATCTAACGAGATTCGGTCCATGGTATGGTAACCCTGAAAGCGATCTTGAGCAGTTCAGGAAGAGCATCGAAGAGCTGAGGAAGATGGATTTTGAGTTGTATATCTCATCTCATCTCATGAAAGTCTTCAGCAGAGAGGAGTTTGACGATAGGATAGAGGAGTATCTAAGAGTTTTTGACGAAAGGGACAGGCTTTTGCTGGAACTGCTTGAAGATGGAAAGAGTCTGGAGGATCTGGTTGAGATATCCCCATTCTACAGAAAGAAGCCGTATGCCAAAGAACTGCTCGACTTCTTTGAGAGGAACATGATCAGAAAGCACCTTGATTACCTGATATCGAGGGGGCTGGTTAGAGAAGAGGATGGATTCTATTACCGAAATTGA
- a CDS encoding FAD-dependent oxidoreductase, with the protein MRVVVIGGGAGGMSSASRVRALKPEWKVTVFEATNFVSHAPCGIPYVVEGVSELPKLMYYPPEVFIEKRGIDLRMNTKVTDVTRNSVKYVENGEEKEIEWDYLVIATGASPIRPGIEGIDLEGIFTVDLPPDAERIVRYAEKAENIVIVGSGYIGLEMAEAFSARKKNVTVIEMLNHPLPNFDEDIAEVVKKEMEKWVDLRLNEKVTAFEGKDRVEKVVTDKGEYKADMVIVAVGAKPNTELAERLGVKIGETGAIWTDRKMQTSMENVYACGDCAETFHMVTGKRVWNPLAPPGNKMGYVAGVNICGGDLEFPGVLGTQITKFHELEIGRTGLNEKEAREAGFDPQTTFIKAQTRVHYYPGGRKTFIKVIADRNTKRILGAQIAGYDSVLMRVNTMAAVIQTGMTTKDLFFADLAYAPPFAPTWEPLIVAARTLKF; encoded by the coding sequence ATGAGGGTTGTTGTTATTGGCGGTGGCGCTGGAGGAATGAGCAGCGCTTCGAGGGTTAGAGCCCTAAAACCCGAATGGAAGGTGACCGTTTTTGAAGCAACCAATTTCGTCAGTCATGCACCATGTGGGATACCCTATGTCGTGGAGGGTGTTAGCGAGTTGCCAAAGCTGATGTACTACCCACCAGAGGTCTTCATTGAGAAGAGAGGTATTGATCTGCGCATGAACACAAAGGTTACCGATGTCACCAGAAACTCGGTAAAATATGTTGAAAACGGTGAGGAGAAGGAGATTGAGTGGGATTATCTGGTTATAGCTACCGGAGCAAGTCCCATACGACCAGGGATAGAGGGTATAGATCTTGAGGGTATATTCACAGTCGATCTGCCACCTGATGCTGAGAGAATTGTGAGATATGCTGAGAAAGCTGAAAACATAGTTATCGTGGGTTCGGGATACATTGGCTTAGAGATGGCTGAGGCTTTTTCAGCGAGGAAAAAGAATGTTACAGTCATAGAGATGCTCAATCATCCGCTTCCGAACTTCGATGAGGATATTGCAGAGGTGGTTAAGAAGGAAATGGAGAAATGGGTGGATCTGAGGCTGAATGAGAAAGTCACAGCCTTTGAGGGCAAAGACAGGGTTGAGAAAGTCGTTACTGACAAGGGCGAGTATAAAGCGGATATGGTTATCGTGGCTGTTGGAGCCAAGCCCAACACGGAACTGGCTGAGAGGCTGGGGGTGAAGATCGGTGAAACAGGTGCCATATGGACTGACAGGAAAATGCAAACGAGCATGGAGAATGTTTATGCCTGCGGTGATTGTGCAGAAACTTTCCACATGGTTACTGGCAAGAGGGTGTGGAATCCATTAGCTCCTCCGGGGAACAAGATGGGCTATGTGGCTGGAGTGAACATATGTGGAGGAGATCTGGAGTTTCCAGGAGTTCTTGGAACGCAGATAACGAAGTTCCATGAGCTCGAGATAGGTAGAACTGGATTGAATGAGAAAGAGGCAAGAGAAGCTGGCTTCGATCCGCAAACAACCTTCATAAAGGCACAGACAAGGGTTCACTACTATCCTGGAGGGAGAAAGACCTTTATCAAGGTCATAGCTGACAGGAACACGAAGAGGATTCTTGGAGCGCAGATAGCCGGCTACGATTCGGTTCTGATGAGAGTGAATACGATGGCTGCAGTTATACAGACGGGAATGACAACCAAGGATCTCTTCTTCGCCGATCTGGCTTATGCACCTCCTTTTGCTCCAACATGGGAGCCGCTCATAGTTGCTGCCAGAACGCTGAAGTTCTGA
- the serA gene encoding phosphoglycerate dehydrogenase — MKVLVSDPIPDEAIAMMKNAGIDVDVMTSLSQEDLIKVIPDYDGLIVRSGTKVTAEVIEAAKNLRIIGRAGAGVDNIDIKKATEKGIVVVNAPGGNSVSTAELAIAMIFAVARKIPQADRSVKEGKWERKKFIGTELRGKTLGVIGLGRVGYEVAKRAKMLEMHVLAYDPYISEEKAKEIGVEILPFEDVLRKSDFITIHVPKTKETVGMFSKREFELMKDGAYIINCARGGIVDEKALYESLINGKLAGAGLDVYENEPPGDNPLLKLDNVVTTPHIGASTKEAQISVGLTIAGEIINFSKGLPARNAVNLPSLEPTAYEKIMPYMLLAEKMGRIASARLGNVIKAVRITYKGEISGYETDYITRSFLMGLLGEILGSNINLVSCVPVARERKIRIEESKSETSEYYSSILEVYAEGDEKSITLEGTCFGKDDYRILKIDRYKVDFIPKGNYIISLHEDKPGVIGRVGTLFGENNINIAGMIVGRHGGKGGIQLMLLLVDDVPSKDVLEQMVKLDGIIDATYIEL, encoded by the coding sequence ATGAAGGTACTTGTTTCAGACCCTATACCGGATGAAGCGATTGCAATGATGAAAAACGCTGGAATAGATGTTGATGTAATGACCAGCCTGTCGCAGGAGGACTTAATTAAAGTCATACCGGATTATGATGGTTTAATTGTCAGAAGCGGGACCAAGGTTACGGCTGAGGTGATTGAGGCGGCGAAAAACCTCAGGATTATTGGAAGGGCTGGTGCTGGGGTGGATAACATTGATATCAAGAAAGCAACCGAGAAAGGCATTGTGGTTGTGAATGCTCCGGGTGGAAATTCTGTATCTACTGCGGAGCTTGCTATCGCGATGATCTTTGCTGTGGCAAGAAAGATACCACAGGCGGATAGAAGTGTGAAGGAAGGGAAATGGGAGAGGAAGAAGTTCATCGGCACAGAGCTGAGAGGGAAGACTCTAGGAGTTATCGGTCTTGGAAGAGTTGGATATGAGGTTGCGAAAAGGGCGAAGATGCTTGAGATGCATGTTCTCGCTTACGATCCCTACATAAGCGAGGAGAAGGCGAAGGAGATTGGAGTTGAGATCCTGCCATTTGAAGATGTTCTGCGGAAATCTGATTTCATAACGATACATGTTCCGAAGACCAAGGAAACTGTTGGAATGTTCTCTAAGAGGGAGTTCGAGCTGATGAAGGATGGAGCTTACATCATAAACTGTGCGAGGGGGGGAATAGTTGACGAGAAAGCCCTTTATGAGAGTCTGATTAATGGAAAGCTTGCTGGAGCTGGACTGGATGTCTATGAAAACGAGCCGCCGGGAGACAATCCTTTGCTCAAGCTGGACAATGTGGTCACAACCCCACACATAGGAGCATCAACCAAGGAAGCACAGATAAGCGTTGGTTTGACAATAGCTGGGGAAATTATAAACTTCTCTAAAGGTCTACCGGCCAGGAACGCTGTAAATCTTCCGAGCCTTGAACCAACAGCCTATGAGAAGATTATGCCCTACATGCTTCTGGCTGAGAAGATGGGTAGGATTGCTTCAGCTAGGCTTGGAAATGTCATCAAGGCCGTGAGAATAACCTACAAGGGAGAAATCTCTGGATATGAGACGGATTACATAACCAGATCGTTCCTGATGGGTCTGCTGGGTGAGATTCTGGGTTCGAACATAAATCTTGTTTCATGCGTTCCCGTAGCGAGAGAGAGGAAAATAAGGATAGAGGAGAGCAAAAGTGAGACCTCTGAATACTACTCGAGCATTTTGGAAGTTTATGCTGAGGGGGATGAAAAGAGCATAACCCTTGAGGGAACATGCTTTGGAAAGGATGATTACAGAATACTGAAGATCGACAGGTACAAGGTGGACTTCATACCGAAGGGCAACTACATAATCTCTCTGCATGAGGACAAACCCGGTGTTATCGGGAGAGTTGGAACGCTGTTTGGGGAGAACAACATCAATATCGCTGGAATGATCGTTGGTAGACATGGAGGAAAGGGAGGTATTCAGCTGATGCTACTTCTTGTGGACGATGTGCCGTCGAAGGATGTCCTCGAACAGATGGTGAAGCTCGACGGAATAATAGATGCAACATATATCGAGTTGTAA
- the thsB gene encoding thermosome subunit beta: MATLHGQPVLILKEGTQRTVGRDAQRLNIMAAKVIAEAVKSTLGPKGMDKMLVDSLGDVVITNDGVTILKEMDVEHPAAKMIIEVAKTQEDEVGDGTTTAVVLAGEFLRKAEELLEQEIHPTIIARGYRLAANKAMEVLDSIAEKIDVNDEEKLKRIASTAITGKHAEYAVGYLAELVVQTIKAVAEDENGKYKVDLDNVKLEKRQGGGIEDTKLVKGIVIDKEVVHPSMPKRIKDAKIAVLKTALEVKETETDAEIRITDPEMLQKFIEQEEKMLKDMVDTLVNAGANVVFCQKGIDDLAQYYLAKAGVLAVRRVRQSDIDKIAKATGAKILTDLRDVKPEDLGTAELVEERKIGDEKMVFIEGCKNPKAVTVLIRGGTEHIVDEVERSLTDALKVTKVAVESGYVVAGGGAPEAEISLKLKQWAPTLGGREQLAAEAFANALEVIPRALAENAGLDPIDIIVEIRKAHEEGKKTYGVDVFDGKVKCMMEKGVLEPLKVKKQAISSATEVAIMILRIDDVIAAKGMETGKGGEDTDTDSEDSD, encoded by the coding sequence GTGGCTACACTACATGGTCAGCCGGTCTTGATCCTGAAGGAGGGAACCCAGAGGACTGTTGGTAGGGATGCTCAGAGACTGAATATAATGGCTGCGAAGGTTATTGCTGAGGCAGTTAAGAGCACCCTCGGTCCAAAGGGAATGGACAAGATGCTTGTTGACAGTCTGGGTGATGTTGTCATCACGAATGATGGAGTTACAATCCTCAAGGAGATGGATGTTGAGCATCCAGCTGCAAAAATGATCATAGAGGTTGCAAAGACACAGGAGGATGAGGTTGGAGACGGCACAACTACTGCTGTAGTTCTCGCTGGTGAGTTCCTCAGGAAAGCTGAGGAGCTGCTCGAGCAGGAGATTCACCCAACGATAATAGCAAGAGGTTACAGACTGGCTGCCAACAAGGCGATGGAGGTTCTTGACAGCATTGCAGAGAAGATAGATGTCAACGATGAGGAGAAGCTGAAGAGGATCGCTTCAACAGCCATAACGGGCAAGCACGCAGAGTATGCTGTTGGCTATCTGGCTGAGCTGGTGGTTCAGACAATAAAGGCAGTAGCTGAGGATGAGAACGGAAAGTACAAGGTTGATCTCGACAATGTCAAGCTCGAGAAGAGACAGGGCGGTGGAATTGAGGATACAAAGCTCGTGAAGGGTATAGTGATTGACAAAGAGGTTGTGCACCCATCAATGCCGAAGAGAATAAAGGATGCGAAGATCGCAGTTCTGAAGACAGCACTGGAAGTCAAGGAGACCGAGACCGATGCAGAGATAAGAATAACCGATCCAGAGATGCTCCAGAAGTTCATCGAGCAGGAAGAGAAGATGCTGAAAGACATGGTCGATACACTGGTTAACGCTGGAGCGAATGTTGTCTTCTGCCAGAAGGGTATCGATGATCTTGCACAGTACTACCTAGCAAAAGCCGGAGTGCTTGCGGTAAGGAGGGTCAGGCAGAGCGACATCGACAAGATCGCAAAGGCAACTGGCGCCAAGATACTCACAGATCTAAGAGATGTTAAGCCAGAGGATCTCGGTACCGCAGAACTCGTCGAGGAGAGGAAGATCGGCGATGAGAAGATGGTGTTCATCGAGGGCTGCAAGAATCCAAAGGCTGTGACAGTGCTGATCAGAGGTGGTACCGAGCACATCGTTGATGAGGTCGAGAGGTCTCTGACCGATGCACTGAAGGTCACAAAAGTTGCTGTCGAGAGCGGATATGTTGTTGCCGGCGGTGGTGCTCCAGAGGCCGAGATCAGCCTGAAGCTCAAGCAGTGGGCTCCAACCCTTGGTGGAAGAGAGCAGCTGGCTGCCGAGGCTTTCGCAAATGCGCTTGAGGTTATCCCAAGAGCACTGGCCGAGAACGCTGGACTCGACCCAATAGACATCATCGTTGAGATCAGAAAGGCCCATGAGGAGGGCAAGAAGACCTATGGCGTTGATGTCTTCGACGGCAAGGTCAAGTGCATGATGGAGAAGGGAGTCCTCGAGCCGCTCAAGGTCAAGAAGCAGGCTATAAGCAGTGCTACAGAGGTCGCCATAATGATACTGAGAATCGACGATGTAATTGCTGCAAAGGGAATGGAGACCGGCAAGGGTGGAGAGGACACTGACACGGACAGCGAGGACAGCGACTAA
- the rtcA gene encoding RNA 3'-terminal phosphate cyclase: MIEIDGSFGEGGGQILRSSIALSCITGKAVRITRIRANRPKPGLAPQHLKGIESAKMLCDAEVEGLKVRSMEVTFRPSDLKPKGLEIDIGTAGSVTLILQSILLPSILRGCRMKIRGGTDVKWAPTVDYFRNVTLKALSELGVRCNFEVITRGYYPKGGGEVVVETEESSLEGVDFNDFKDTKSKTVYGISHCSNLPDHVASRQAKSAERFLRKNGFESDIKLEVTKAYSTGSGITLWSGYKGGSALGEKGKRAENVGQESAMEIAKEMNSKAVFDRHIADQVMVFAALAKGKTSYTTSEITMHQKSNAYVIKQFFGDIIYFDGNRVVIEGVGLLG; this comes from the coding sequence ATGATCGAAATAGATGGAAGCTTTGGGGAGGGTGGGGGGCAGATTCTCAGAAGCTCGATTGCTCTTTCATGCATAACCGGTAAGGCTGTCAGGATCACAAGAATCAGAGCCAACCGTCCAAAGCCGGGCTTGGCCCCTCAGCACCTTAAAGGGATAGAGTCTGCGAAAATGCTGTGTGATGCCGAGGTTGAGGGGCTGAAAGTGAGATCGATGGAGGTTACCTTCAGACCATCTGACTTAAAGCCTAAAGGCCTTGAGATTGATATTGGAACTGCAGGAAGTGTTACACTGATTCTCCAATCGATTCTGCTGCCATCTATCCTGAGGGGTTGTAGGATGAAAATCAGAGGGGGAACTGATGTGAAATGGGCCCCAACCGTGGACTACTTCAGGAATGTAACCTTAAAGGCCCTGTCCGAGCTTGGTGTTAGGTGCAATTTTGAGGTTATAACGAGGGGATACTATCCAAAGGGTGGTGGCGAGGTGGTTGTGGAAACAGAAGAATCCTCACTGGAGGGTGTTGATTTCAATGACTTCAAAGATACCAAAAGCAAAACCGTGTATGGGATAAGCCACTGTTCAAATCTGCCTGACCATGTTGCATCAAGGCAGGCAAAATCTGCTGAGCGATTTCTGAGAAAAAATGGTTTTGAGAGCGATATAAAATTGGAAGTAACCAAAGCCTACTCAACTGGCAGTGGAATAACACTCTGGAGCGGGTACAAGGGAGGATCCGCTCTGGGTGAGAAAGGGAAGAGGGCTGAGAATGTCGGTCAGGAATCAGCAATGGAGATTGCGAAAGAGATGAATTCAAAAGCGGTTTTTGACAGGCATATCGCCGATCAGGTGATGGTGTTTGCCGCTCTGGCGAAAGGAAAAACATCATACACGACTTCTGAGATAACAATGCATCAGAAAAGCAATGCCTATGTCATAAAACAGTTTTTTGGAGATATAATCTACTTTGATGGGAACAGGGTTGTAATTGAAGGAGTGGGGCTGTTAGGATAA